The segment CTTTCGTTCTATTTCACCCCGTATTATAACATAAAGAAAGAAGAGGCCGCGGAGCTGAACCTCTTCTTTTGTGACAATTAAAGTAAGTTGATAAGGTCTTCCATTTCGTTTTTCTTCATACGCCCCATTAGGATGTCAACCGCTTCCGTAGTTGATACACCTTCAAATAAAACGGCATACAAAGCTGACGTGATCGGCATAGGGACATCGTATTTTTTTGACAATTGATAAGCGGCTTTTGTGGTACGGATGCCTTCGACAACCATCCCCATTTCTTCAAGCACTTCATCAATGGTCTTGCCTTTTCCTAGCATATTGCCGGCACGCCAGTTTCGCGAATGGACACTGGTGCATGTGACAATCAAATCTCCAACGCCTGAGAGGCCGGAGAACGTCAAAGGCGTGGCCCCCATCTTGACACCCAGCCGCGCGATTTCAGCAAGCCCACGGGTCATCAGAGCAGCTTTGGCATTATCTCCATAGCCAAGGCCGTCAGTTATGCCAACAGCTAACGCAATAATGTTTTTCAAAGCTCCGCCGATTTCTACCCCGATTACATCTGTATTCGTGTAGACGCGGAAATAATGATTCATGAACAGATCCTGGACCCGCTCAGCAGAAGCCGTATTTTCACAGGCTGCGGTCACAGTAGTCGGATGTTCAATTACCACTTCTTCTGCATGGCTTGGCCCCGATAACACCACTACATCTTCTATCCATTGCTCTGGAATTTCTTCGCGGATCATTTCACTGATCCGTTTCAGCGAATCCGGCTCAATGCCTTTGGAGACATGGATGAACAATGCTTTTTTCGTCAAATTCCCTTTAATTTGTGCACAGACTTCCCTTATTGCTTTTGTGGGAACTGCTAACACAAATATTTCTGAATGATTGACGGTTTGCTGCAAGTCGTTTGTAGCTTTCAGGTTTTCCGGCAATTGGATGCCTTTTAAGTACCGATTGTTCGTATGGCCATTGATTTCCTCAGCCTGTTCTAAACGATGGGTCCAAAGCAAAAGGTCATGGCCATTTTGAGTCAAAACATAACTCAAAGCAGTCCCCCAGCTCCCAGCCCCAAAAACAGATACTTTTTCCATATTCAATCCCACCTTTTCCAATTATGTCCGGGCGCGAGTAATCAGCCGGAGCGGTGTTCCTTCAAAGTCAAAGCTTTCACGGATCCGATTTTGTAAAAATCGTTCATAACTAAAGTGCATAAGCTCAGGTTCATTGACAAACACCACAAAAGTTGGGGGCTGTATAGCCACTTGCGTTGCGTAGTAAACACGCAGTCTGCGGCCTTTATCCGTTGGAGCAGGATTCATCGCCACTGCATCTTCAATAACCTCGTTCAAAATACTCGATTGGATCCGTCTCGAATGGTTGTCATTTACCCGGTTGACGATTTCCAGAATATTATGGACGCGTTTTCCGCTTATTGCCGACACAAACATGATTGGTGCATAGTCCAAGAATAAGAAATGCTCACGGATTTTTCTCGTCATGACGTTCATGGTTTTTTCGTCTTTTTCAACTGCATCCCATTTATTCACAACAATGATGACACCTTTTCCTGCTTCATGTGCATATCCAGCGATTTTCTTGTCTTGTTCTTGAATGCCTTCTTCAGCATTCAAAACAACCAAAACAACGTCTGAGCGTTCAATTGCCCGAAGTGCACGAAGCACGCTGTATTTTTCAGTGGTCTCATAGACTTTCCCTTTTTTGCGCATTCCTGCTGTATCGATAATGACATAAGGCTGTCCGTCGTACTCATACTCCGTATCGATTGCGTCTCGGGTTGTTCCAGCAAGATCGCTGACGATTACGCGTTCTTCCCCTAAAAACGAATTGACAAGAGATGATTTACCGACATTCGGGCGGCCAATCAATGAGAATTTAATGACGTCATCTGGATATTCTTCCCCATCTTCTTGCGGGAAATTCTTTGCAACTTCATCAAGAAGATCTCCTAAACCCAGTCCGTGGGAACCAGAAATCGGGAAAGGCTCTCCCATTCCTAATGTGTAAAAATCATAAATCATATGGCGCATATCAGGATTATCGATTTTATTGACTGCTAAAATGACCGGCTTTTTAGTCCGGTATAAAATTTTAGCTACTTGTTCGTCTTGAGCTGTGACTCCGTCACGCCCGTTAACGAGAAAGATAATGACATCCGCTTCGTCCATTGCGATTTCCGCTTGCTGGCGGATTTGTTCTAGAAACGGCTCGTCTCTTAAATCGATGCCGCCTGTATCGATGATATTGAATTCATGCGTCAGCCAATCTGCCGAACTATAGATGCGGTCACGTGTAACTCCTGGAATATCTTCCACGATGGATACACGCTCTCCGACCACGCGATTAAAAATCGTGGACTTCCCAACATTCGGCCGGCCAACAATTGCTACTACCGGTT is part of the Planococcus shenhongbingii genome and harbors:
- a CDS encoding NAD(P)H-dependent glycerol-3-phosphate dehydrogenase; protein product: MEKVSVFGAGSWGTALSYVLTQNGHDLLLWTHRLEQAEEINGHTNNRYLKGIQLPENLKATNDLQQTVNHSEIFVLAVPTKAIREVCAQIKGNLTKKALFIHVSKGIEPDSLKRISEMIREEIPEQWIEDVVVLSGPSHAEEVVIEHPTTVTAACENTASAERVQDLFMNHYFRVYTNTDVIGVEIGGALKNIIALAVGITDGLGYGDNAKAALMTRGLAEIARLGVKMGATPLTFSGLSGVGDLIVTCTSVHSRNWRAGNMLGKGKTIDEVLEEMGMVVEGIRTTKAAYQLSKKYDVPMPITSALYAVLFEGVSTTEAVDILMGRMKKNEMEDLINLL
- the der gene encoding ribosome biogenesis GTPase Der, with translation MSKPVVAIVGRPNVGKSTIFNRVVGERVSIVEDIPGVTRDRIYSSADWLTHEFNIIDTGGIDLRDEPFLEQIRQQAEIAMDEADVIIFLVNGRDGVTAQDEQVAKILYRTKKPVILAVNKIDNPDMRHMIYDFYTLGMGEPFPISGSHGLGLGDLLDEVAKNFPQEDGEEYPDDVIKFSLIGRPNVGKSSLVNSFLGEERVIVSDLAGTTRDAIDTEYEYDGQPYVIIDTAGMRKKGKVYETTEKYSVLRALRAIERSDVVLVVLNAEEGIQEQDKKIAGYAHEAGKGVIIVVNKWDAVEKDEKTMNVMTRKIREHFLFLDYAPIMFVSAISGKRVHNILEIVNRVNDNHSRRIQSSILNEVIEDAVAMNPAPTDKGRRLRVYYATQVAIQPPTFVVFVNEPELMHFSYERFLQNRIRESFDFEGTPLRLITRART